The following are encoded together in the Parabacteroides chongii genome:
- a CDS encoding FecR family protein, translated as MAKNKIPKTEFDNEMKQFISLVKKHEQVPDMEIEEAWANVKELSSAGSIEKDKKKPLRYVLAGLSVAASIAILFFISVHYNQSQEESSFLTELEKVTPIDSLNQIYLVLSQNQQVKLENESHVNYDKEGSVTVNNQSPKIAEDLTNGANNLNHIIVPKGKRTHITLSDGTKMYVNAASHVIYPSIFSEDKREIAVEGEVFLEVAHNPKVPFIVKTKGLDVKVLGTVFNVTAYEEDDISVVLVNGRVEVNSSAKEKMILNPSQMVNWKAGIMKKEEVDVTKYICWKDNVMLLEMETVSKVLDNLSRYYGIPIWYDKNIADRKLSGKLDLCESIDGVLDIVKISASLNVEKINGGGYHFYK; from the coding sequence ATGGCTAAAAACAAAATACCAAAGACAGAGTTCGACAACGAGATGAAACAATTCATTTCACTGGTCAAGAAACACGAACAAGTTCCCGATATGGAAATAGAGGAAGCGTGGGCAAACGTGAAAGAATTGTCATCTGCCGGGTCCATAGAAAAGGATAAAAAGAAACCCCTTCGATATGTTCTTGCCGGATTATCTGTCGCCGCATCGATAGCCATCCTGTTCTTTATTTCTGTTCATTATAATCAATCGCAGGAAGAATCCTCTTTTCTTACTGAACTAGAAAAAGTAACTCCTATCGATAGCCTAAATCAGATATATCTAGTCCTTTCCCAAAATCAACAAGTTAAATTAGAAAACGAATCTCATGTCAATTATGATAAAGAGGGTAGCGTAACTGTAAACAACCAGTCTCCAAAAATTGCAGAAGATCTGACAAACGGAGCAAATAATCTAAACCACATAATCGTTCCTAAGGGAAAACGTACCCACATAACATTATCGGATGGGACAAAAATGTATGTAAATGCAGCAAGTCATGTTATTTATCCATCGATTTTCAGTGAAGACAAAAGAGAAATTGCAGTAGAAGGAGAGGTCTTTCTAGAAGTTGCCCATAATCCGAAAGTGCCTTTTATAGTAAAAACAAAAGGATTAGATGTAAAGGTTCTAGGTACTGTTTTTAATGTAACAGCCTATGAAGAAGATGATATCTCAGTTGTACTGGTTAATGGACGTGTGGAAGTAAACTCATCTGCAAAAGAAAAAATGATATTAAATCCATCCCAAATGGTTAATTGGAAAGCTGGTATTATGAAAAAAGAAGAGGTTGATGTAACAAAATATATCTGCTGGAAAGATAATGTCATGCTTTTAGAGATGGAAACTGTATCTAAAGTCCTGGATAATTTATCCCGTTATTATGGGATACCTATTTGGTATGATAAGAATATAGCCGACCGGAAACTATCCGGTAAACTAGACCTCTGTGAATCTATCGATGGAGTACTGGATATCGTAAAGATTTCAGCTTCATTGAATGTTGAAAAGATAAACGGTGGAGGATATCATTTCTATAAATAG
- a CDS encoding RNA polymerase sigma factor — protein sequence MYQKTDEIIWDLCLKGDRKAFEVLYRRYYPILYNYGKIYSKDTDLVKNCLQNFFVKLMCNYSSLSETASVRCYLLKAFRYALYNELKSEQIRNGKLVCCPDEILTVKSDQFLDEEDLSPRNELISAAFRKLSSKQQEILYLYYIRELTHDEIANLLNINYQSSKNLLFRSIAKLRDLLLSDPSLKDK from the coding sequence ATGTATCAAAAAACGGATGAAATAATATGGGACCTTTGTCTTAAAGGAGATCGTAAAGCTTTTGAAGTTTTATACAGGAGATATTATCCCATATTATATAATTACGGGAAGATATATTCGAAAGATACCGATCTCGTAAAGAATTGCCTGCAAAATTTCTTCGTTAAACTAATGTGCAACTACTCAAGCTTATCAGAAACAGCTTCCGTACGTTGTTATTTACTGAAAGCTTTCCGGTATGCCTTGTATAACGAATTGAAATCCGAACAAATCCGTAACGGCAAACTGGTCTGTTGTCCCGATGAGATCCTAACCGTCAAATCAGATCAATTTTTAGATGAAGAAGATCTGTCACCCCGGAATGAACTTATAAGCGCAGCCTTCAGAAAGCTGTCTTCCAAACAACAGGAGATCCTGTACCTCTATTATATCAGGGAGTTAACTCATGATGAAATAGCCAACCTGCTGAATATCAATTATCAGTCCAGCAAAAATCTACTTTTCAGATCGATTGCCAAATTAAGAGATTTACTTCTCTCCGATCCTTCCTTGAAGGATAAATAA
- a CDS encoding RagB/SusD family nutrient uptake outer membrane protein: MKKIIILIIWAVFMASCSNDYLERMPSTQVGESQDFFNTASGLEIYSNSFYNYIEYTSITEDMSSDNCENSTSPADIRLANYVLPTALGSGGWNWTQLRNINYFIDRCMASIVSDEVKMEYIALAKYFRAQFYYNKIKTFGDVPWYSHPLGTNEDDQLFKGRDSRILVMDSVLNDLNDAVNYLPEKKYRNRISKYAALALKSRICLYEGTWRKYHKEKAYPDAERFLTEAANAAKELMDKKIYSLYSTGDVKNDFRNLFLAPSVSLDEVILAYSFASGKYHAYTCFYTIPSRGTYGATRSLISDFGMDDGRSFYEAYPDKAVRDKMLFRQEMQNRDPRLTQSIVYPGYVRTGTTIVNACADFTQTRTGYQITKRVGAPSEDDAGDARDVIIIRYAEVLLNYAEAKAELGTLTQEDVDLTINMLRKRAGLPGRSLPFKTDDSQREMYRNTTDENVMEVRRERRIELAFEGFRKQDIIRWAEGHLFRSTYEGIYVEGLNQPIDMNNDGKPDVYFYNGEAPVDKIENVIYIGLQAKNGLSEDTEGRFIPYKNALPAFRDWEYVNPIPSEELTLNKNLEQNAGWDQL; the protein is encoded by the coding sequence ATGAAAAAGATAATAATACTGATTATATGGGCTGTTTTTATGGCTTCTTGTAGCAATGACTACCTAGAAAGAATGCCTTCCACACAAGTGGGAGAGTCTCAAGACTTTTTTAACACAGCCAGTGGTTTGGAAATATATTCAAACAGTTTTTATAATTATATCGAATATACTTCCATCACAGAAGATATGAGTAGTGACAATTGTGAAAATTCAACAAGTCCGGCCGACATTCGCCTAGCCAACTATGTATTACCGACAGCTTTGGGCAGCGGGGGATGGAACTGGACCCAATTGCGTAACATCAATTATTTCATTGACAGATGTATGGCATCAATTGTCAGTGATGAAGTAAAAATGGAATACATTGCATTGGCCAAATATTTCCGTGCTCAATTTTATTACAATAAAATAAAAACATTTGGTGATGTTCCTTGGTATTCGCATCCTTTAGGAACGAACGAAGATGACCAATTATTTAAAGGACGTGATTCAAGAATACTTGTAATGGACTCGGTATTAAATGATTTGAATGACGCAGTAAATTATTTGCCAGAAAAGAAGTATAGGAATAGAATCTCCAAATATGCAGCTTTGGCATTAAAATCAAGAATATGTTTATATGAAGGCACTTGGCGAAAATATCATAAGGAAAAGGCTTATCCCGATGCTGAACGCTTCTTAACAGAAGCAGCCAATGCAGCAAAAGAACTGATGGATAAGAAGATTTATAGCTTATATTCTACCGGTGATGTAAAAAATGATTTCAGGAATCTGTTTCTAGCTCCGTCTGTTAGTTTAGATGAGGTGATATTGGCTTATTCTTTTGCTTCCGGTAAATATCATGCTTATACTTGTTTTTATACAATACCTTCCAGAGGAACATATGGAGCTACCCGTTCCTTAATATCAGACTTTGGCATGGATGATGGTCGTTCTTTCTACGAAGCATATCCAGATAAAGCGGTTCGTGATAAAATGTTATTTAGACAAGAAATGCAAAATAGAGATCCCAGGCTAACTCAATCTATCGTTTATCCAGGGTATGTGCGTACTGGTACGACAATCGTTAATGCTTGTGCCGATTTTACACAAACAAGAACCGGTTATCAAATCACCAAACGGGTCGGTGCTCCGTCAGAAGATGACGCAGGTGATGCACGCGATGTTATCATAATTAGATATGCTGAAGTCCTCCTGAATTATGCGGAAGCTAAAGCTGAGCTGGGAACACTGACACAAGAAGATGTGGATCTGACGATCAACATGCTTCGAAAAAGGGCAGGACTACCAGGGCGCTCTTTACCTTTTAAAACAGATGATTCACAACGTGAAATGTATAGAAATACGACAGATGAAAATGTGATGGAAGTCAGAAGAGAAAGACGTATCGAGTTAGCATTTGAAGGTTTCCGTAAACAGGATATCATAAGATGGGCCGAAGGTCATCTGTTCAGAAGTACATATGAAGGCATTTATGTAGAAGGGCTCAATCAACCTATTGACATGAATAATGATGGTAAACCAGATGTCTATTTTTATAATGGTGAAGCACCTGTCGATAAAATAGAAAATGTCATTTATATTGGTTTACAGGCCAAAAATGGTCTTTCAGAAGATACGGAAGGGCGTTTTATCCCATATAAAAATGCACTTCCTGCCTTTAGAGATTGGGAATACGTCAATCCTATCCCAAGTGAAGAATTGACTCTAAATAAAAATTTGGAACAAAATGCCGGTTGGGATCAACTATGA
- a CDS encoding endonuclease/exonuclease/phosphatase family protein: MIRKLVSLVGAFLSIIEINAQKNDLILHKTFDNEIVCFDSIDIKIKHSGISRDVFMPVYSQGIKGLALDLSEDVPIRIPQRLAPEETPDYSKSFSFGVWIQTKPDARQGTAIMGNKKNYPPRLQAHTEIRHVQDDYVYSDESVTPGWLLGSTDEGGWFFQAGDGKYSYAYAPTVERQRLNDGKWHFIAISFDQDKKELWLYWDGHNVAIYNVEELDSIVNDLPTVIGGTTEYTEWGHHHSRGEWTAFNGKIDEVRFWKGIISPESVKAEYVNYFPIEDHREAQYAQDRLKVQVWNIWHGGHRFGQHVGVKRVIDVLKSENADIIGLVETYGSGAVIADSLQYYYYLISDNLSIMSRYPIDSTIQLYKSFRSGGVVLNLDNQRQLAFFDIWLDWRIDEYRSNDIREIEKVLSRYAGKSNQIPVMAVGDFNSGSHLDNWGKINNSPDISWPSLTMMKMGFADSFREMNRDSDIYPGYTWTPMTNSALENQKSLNRVDFIYYKGKNLKLYRSETINHHPVLWPSDHASVISYFYIK, encoded by the coding sequence ATGATACGAAAACTAGTAAGTTTAGTAGGAGCATTTCTCTCTATAATAGAAATAAATGCTCAAAAAAACGACTTAATATTGCATAAAACATTTGATAATGAGATTGTCTGTTTTGATTCCATTGATATCAAAATTAAACATTCCGGGATTTCACGCGATGTATTTATGCCGGTCTATAGTCAAGGAATAAAAGGGTTAGCATTGGATTTAAGTGAAGATGTACCGATTCGCATACCACAAAGATTAGCTCCCGAAGAGACTCCCGATTATTCAAAGTCATTTTCTTTTGGGGTTTGGATACAAACAAAACCTGATGCTCGTCAAGGTACTGCCATTATGGGGAATAAAAAGAATTATCCTCCCCGATTACAAGCGCATACAGAAATACGCCATGTACAAGATGACTACGTATATAGTGATGAATCTGTCACTCCAGGATGGCTACTTGGATCGACAGATGAAGGTGGATGGTTTTTTCAGGCAGGGGATGGTAAATATTCGTATGCGTATGCTCCAACAGTCGAAAGACAACGTTTAAATGATGGAAAATGGCATTTCATTGCCATCAGCTTCGATCAGGATAAAAAAGAACTATGGCTCTATTGGGATGGTCATAATGTGGCAATTTATAATGTAGAGGAATTAGATTCAATAGTTAATGATTTGCCAACTGTTATCGGAGGAACAACCGAATACACCGAATGGGGACATCATCATTCAAGAGGAGAGTGGACAGCTTTTAATGGCAAAATCGATGAAGTCAGATTTTGGAAAGGAATCATTTCACCGGAAAGTGTGAAAGCAGAATATGTCAATTATTTTCCAATAGAAGATCACAGAGAAGCTCAATATGCACAAGACCGATTGAAAGTACAGGTATGGAATATTTGGCATGGCGGACATCGCTTCGGTCAACATGTTGGTGTCAAGAGGGTGATAGACGTTTTGAAAAGCGAAAATGCTGATATTATAGGACTGGTGGAAACATACGGGTCAGGAGCTGTTATTGCCGATTCTTTACAATATTATTACTACTTGATAAGTGACAATTTAAGTATTATGAGTCGTTATCCGATTGATTCAACCATCCAATTGTATAAATCATTCAGATCTGGAGGTGTGGTATTAAATTTGGACAATCAAAGACAACTAGCCTTTTTTGATATATGGCTTGATTGGAGAATTGACGAATACCGTTCAAATGACATCCGGGAAATAGAGAAAGTACTATCTAGATATGCAGGAAAATCCAATCAAATCCCAGTTATGGCTGTTGGTGATTTTAACTCCGGCTCCCATTTGGATAATTGGGGAAAGATTAATAATTCTCCTGACATCTCCTGGCCTTCCCTAACGATGATGAAAATGGGATTTGCTGATAGTTTTAGAGAAATGAACCGAGACTCGGATATCTATCCAGGATATACGTGGACTCCCATGACCAATTCGGCCTTGGAAAATCAGAAAAGTTTAAACCGAGTTGATTTTATTTATTATAAAGGAAAAAACTTAAAACTATATCGTTCCGAAACGATTAATCATCATCCGGTATTATGGCCTTCGGACCATGCCAGTGTGATCTCATATTTCTATATAAAATAG
- a CDS encoding cellulase-like family protein, which produces MDRRNFIKKTSLLTISGLSTYKEAHSSNNNEPNKVDIKGISPRAITMWDFSWLERRWPGAGYENWDKILDELEERGYNAIRIDAFPHLIAENPTKKWILKEVWNQQVWGSPDLNEVQIQPSLNIFLMKCQSRNIKVGLSSWFREDIDNTRMKITSPDKLADCWIKTLQSIECNGLLDTILYVDLCNEWPGYLWAPFFTSQYSSIKWGQWYKEESLLWIKNALEKIKNKYPQIPFTFSFDNKDIDKYEEIDTDFLDLYEHHIWMVQQNNNEFYKLVGYKNGQFSPDAYKKVVSNAEKLYRDKPSYWQKLLTDNIQLIAKTAKKNKRPLITTECWGIVDYKDWPLLSWDWVKELCTLGTVTAAQTGMWAGIATSNFCGPQFTGMWRDINWHQNLTKLIKSSSLDECIINKNDVADKLLKRL; this is translated from the coding sequence ATGGATAGAAGAAATTTTATCAAAAAAACTTCTCTTTTAACAATAAGTGGATTGTCCACTTATAAAGAAGCTCATTCTTCTAATAATAATGAACCAAATAAAGTTGACATAAAAGGGATTTCCCCTCGTGCTATAACGATGTGGGATTTTTCATGGTTAGAACGACGTTGGCCCGGAGCGGGATATGAAAATTGGGATAAAATATTAGATGAATTAGAAGAACGAGGATATAATGCTATTCGAATAGATGCATTTCCACATTTAATTGCTGAAAATCCAACTAAAAAATGGATACTAAAAGAAGTATGGAACCAACAAGTATGGGGTAGTCCTGATTTAAATGAAGTACAAATTCAACCTTCCTTAAATATATTTCTCATGAAATGCCAATCAAGAAATATCAAAGTAGGACTATCATCATGGTTTAGAGAAGACATCGACAATACAAGAATGAAAATCACATCCCCCGATAAATTGGCAGATTGTTGGATAAAAACATTACAATCAATAGAATGTAACGGGCTATTAGATACTATTTTATACGTAGACCTATGTAATGAGTGGCCTGGATATTTATGGGCACCATTTTTCACATCACAATATTCCTCAATTAAATGGGGTCAATGGTATAAAGAAGAATCATTATTATGGATAAAGAATGCATTAGAAAAGATAAAAAATAAATATCCTCAAATTCCATTTACATTTTCCTTTGATAATAAAGATATTGACAAATATGAAGAAATAGACACTGACTTCTTAGATTTATACGAACATCATATTTGGATGGTACAGCAAAACAACAATGAATTTTATAAACTTGTTGGATACAAAAATGGACAATTTTCACCAGATGCATACAAAAAAGTAGTGTCAAATGCCGAAAAATTGTACAGAGACAAACCTTCATATTGGCAAAAATTACTAACTGATAACATTCAACTAATAGCAAAAACTGCAAAAAAAAACAAAAGACCACTTATAACTACAGAATGTTGGGGTATTGTTGATTACAAAGATTGGCCTCTACTCTCATGGGATTGGGTTAAAGAGTTGTGTACATTAGGAACTGTGACAGCAGCTCAAACTGGAATGTGGGCAGGAATAGCCACCAGTAATTTTTGTGGACCTCAATTTACTGGAATGTGGAGGGATATAAATTGGCATCAAAACCTAACGAAATTAATCAAATCTTCCTCATTAGATGAATGCATTATTAATAAAAATGATGTAGCTGACAAACTATTAAAACGACTTTAA
- a CDS encoding SusC/RagA family TonB-linked outer membrane protein, with amino-acid sequence MENITAINRKKINYVKLACLLISLISFSSLITHASNPSETSEEVLTVQMQNKTLKEVFSYIEKNSSYVFIYEEAVDLEKKINVNISDKSIEDIIKEVFSSNGFSYIIKGRQVIVKKAKETNSSIPVTAQNDIVIRGTVTDHTGMPLVGVNVIVKGATIGTVTDIDGHFDLANVPKEATLLFSYIGYQSQEVKVQETMTIKLKEDNELLEEVVVVGYGTQKKANLTGAVDKISSETMDALQVNTIGEALQGQIPNLNIDIADGKPGRDASFNIRGTTSLNGGSPLIIIDGIPSNETQLNNLSPRDVEDISVLKDAASAAIYGARGTFGVILVQTKRAKQGEFKISYNNRFGWSKATKIVEPYGNASDYLDIIQNEFNNNIGQYGVISQAEIDYAHQAAADPSLPPYKFIQEGGQQKLVAGGHVQDFYHEWFKTYSPKQSHHISISGGGEKLRYFVSGDFNHEEGALKLKPDKINRYTIHSNIVYDINKTISFFNKSSFTIRDEKLPNMYVTGWRSNIWRWMEMFNHALWPTDVEIDGKTVVTESGFLKRFISDYSDYTKKRHEISNTLGLDLSFLKGDLKIHGDFTYQYSNLHTQQWGDVTGVGQVWADNNALLNAYGANSYFRRSMENARNMNVNAYATYDKSVKDHHFTLMAGMNWEDYDFINEYAERKDPLSINEHSLNMGTGEFTASDSDSKYANQSTFFRVNYDYMSRYLLEINGCYNISSRFAAGNRDAFFASVSSGWRVSEEAFFEPLKKTIDNLKLRLSYGSLGNQNIGVWSYLSMLQMTQSNFNLEGSQVSYTNNPSPKSSNFTWETTETIDVGADITLLNRLSATFDWYQRTTKDMLTKYHSLPSVYGATVPQENNATLRNRGWEVSLNWKDQFKLADKNFSYGIRLSLSDYKSIITDYYNPTNYLGDYYEGMELGEIWGLNTLGLFATDEEAKNSPILDTNGYRQYIAAGCLKFEDVDKDGKISRNNWTLDDHGDFKIIGNTTPRYQYGITLNAAWSGFDLNIFFKGVGKRDIYPSGESAAFWGPYSRRYTIMPQHVADDRWTEENPNAYFPRPQGYIAGNGNYDLNVTQTRYLQNAAYLRLKNLVVGYTIPKVLTRKAKIENLRVFLSGQNLFEFTKLHDSLDPEGLALDPDAESASGWVGMGTAYPVQRVFSFGLEVQF; translated from the coding sequence ATGGAAAATATCACAGCAATTAATCGAAAAAAGATTAATTATGTAAAATTAGCATGTTTATTGATATCTTTAATATCATTTTCTTCATTAATTACCCATGCATCAAATCCCTCAGAAACCTCCGAGGAAGTATTGACTGTTCAGATGCAGAACAAAACATTGAAAGAAGTTTTTTCATATATAGAAAAAAACAGCAGCTATGTGTTTATATATGAAGAAGCCGTAGATCTTGAAAAAAAGATCAATGTCAATATTTCAGACAAATCCATTGAAGATATTATAAAAGAAGTCTTCTCTTCAAATGGTTTTTCTTATATTATCAAAGGCAGGCAAGTTATTGTAAAGAAAGCAAAAGAGACGAATTCATCTATTCCTGTTACTGCACAAAACGACATTGTTATACGAGGTACTGTGACAGACCATACAGGCATGCCGCTTGTCGGAGTAAATGTAATAGTAAAAGGAGCAACAATCGGAACCGTAACAGATATCGACGGTCACTTCGACCTGGCAAATGTTCCGAAAGAAGCTACCCTCCTGTTCTCATACATAGGTTACCAAAGTCAGGAAGTGAAGGTTCAAGAAACAATGACCATCAAACTAAAAGAAGACAATGAACTATTGGAAGAAGTGGTAGTTGTCGGATATGGTACTCAAAAGAAAGCTAATTTGACTGGTGCAGTAGATAAAATCTCTTCTGAAACAATGGACGCTTTACAGGTGAATACAATAGGAGAAGCTTTACAAGGACAAATACCCAATTTGAACATAGATATTGCGGATGGTAAACCTGGGCGTGATGCCAGTTTTAATATACGTGGAACCACATCTCTTAATGGAGGATCCCCTTTGATTATCATCGATGGCATACCTTCGAATGAAACCCAGCTGAACAATTTATCTCCACGCGATGTAGAAGATATATCCGTATTGAAAGATGCAGCATCTGCCGCAATCTACGGAGCTCGTGGTACATTTGGTGTTATTTTGGTACAAACTAAACGGGCAAAACAAGGAGAATTCAAAATCAGTTACAATAATCGTTTTGGTTGGAGCAAAGCAACTAAAATTGTAGAGCCTTACGGGAATGCCTCTGACTATCTGGATATTATACAAAATGAGTTTAATAATAATATCGGTCAATATGGTGTTATCAGTCAAGCTGAAATAGATTATGCACATCAAGCAGCTGCTGATCCGTCTTTACCGCCTTATAAATTTATACAGGAAGGAGGACAACAAAAATTAGTCGCAGGTGGGCATGTTCAAGATTTTTATCATGAATGGTTTAAAACCTATTCTCCTAAGCAAAGTCATCATATATCAATATCTGGAGGTGGTGAAAAATTACGCTATTTTGTATCCGGTGACTTTAATCATGAAGAAGGTGCCTTAAAATTAAAACCAGATAAAATTAATCGTTATACTATTCATTCAAATATAGTTTATGACATTAACAAAACAATCAGTTTTTTCAATAAATCTTCGTTTACCATCAGGGATGAAAAATTACCCAATATGTATGTGACCGGTTGGAGATCTAATATTTGGCGCTGGATGGAAATGTTTAATCACGCATTATGGCCAACGGATGTTGAAATAGATGGAAAAACAGTTGTTACTGAATCCGGTTTTTTAAAACGTTTTATCTCTGACTATTCCGATTATACCAAAAAGAGACATGAAATTTCGAATACATTAGGCTTGGATTTATCTTTTTTGAAAGGTGATTTAAAAATCCACGGTGATTTCACATATCAATATTCCAATTTACATACCCAACAATGGGGCGATGTTACTGGAGTCGGACAAGTATGGGCAGATAACAATGCTCTGTTAAATGCTTATGGAGCCAACTCTTACTTCAGAAGAAGTATGGAAAATGCTCGTAATATGAATGTGAATGCTTATGCCACTTATGATAAATCAGTAAAAGATCATCATTTTACCCTGATGGCCGGTATGAACTGGGAAGATTATGATTTTATCAATGAATATGCTGAGCGTAAAGATCCGCTAAGCATCAACGAACATTCACTTAACATGGGTACCGGTGAATTTACCGCCAGTGATTCAGATAGTAAATATGCCAACCAAAGTACATTCTTCCGCGTAAACTATGATTATATGAGTCGCTATCTACTGGAAATAAATGGTTGTTACAATATATCTTCACGTTTTGCCGCCGGGAATAGAGATGCCTTTTTTGCATCCGTCTCTAGTGGATGGAGGGTGTCAGAAGAAGCTTTTTTTGAGCCATTGAAAAAAACTATAGATAATTTAAAGCTAAGATTATCCTACGGATCATTAGGTAATCAGAATATAGGGGTATGGAGTTACCTGTCCATGTTGCAGATGACACAATCCAATTTTAATTTGGAAGGATCGCAAGTTAGCTATACCAACAATCCAAGTCCTAAATCTTCTAATTTTACCTGGGAAACGACAGAAACAATAGATGTCGGAGCTGACATTACTCTATTAAACAGATTATCGGCAACATTCGATTGGTACCAACGTACCACCAAAGATATGTTAACAAAATATCACTCGCTGCCTTCTGTATATGGAGCTACTGTACCGCAAGAAAATAATGCGACATTGAGAAACAGAGGCTGGGAAGTTTCACTAAACTGGAAAGATCAGTTTAAACTAGCCGACAAGAATTTTTCTTATGGTATTCGTTTAAGTCTATCTGATTACAAATCAATCATTACTGATTACTATAATCCGACTAATTATTTAGGCGATTATTATGAAGGAATGGAATTGGGTGAAATTTGGGGATTGAATACATTGGGATTATTTGCGACCGATGAAGAAGCCAAAAACAGTCCTATCCTAGATACAAACGGATATCGTCAATATATAGCTGCAGGATGTCTCAAATTTGAAGATGTAGATAAAGATGGTAAAATTAGCAGAAATAATTGGACATTGGATGACCATGGAGATTTTAAAATAATAGGAAACACTACTCCCCGTTATCAATATGGAATCACTTTGAATGCCGCCTGGAGTGGATTTGATCTCAATATATTCTTTAAAGGTGTAGGTAAAAGAGATATTTATCCTTCTGGAGAATCTGCCGCTTTTTGGGGACCATACAGTCGTAGATATACAATCATGCCTCAACATGTAGCAGATGACAGATGGACTGAAGAAAACCCGAACGCCTATTTCCCCCGTCCACAAGGATATATTGCCGGGAATGGTAATTACGATTTGAATGTGACACAAACTCGTTACCTACAAAACGCAGCCTATCTTCGTCTTAAAAATTTGGTAGTCGGATATACTATCCCCAAAGTATTGACACGAAAAGCCAAAATAGAAAATCTGCGTGTTTTCTTAAGTGGACAAAATTTATTTGAGTTTACCAAACTTCATGATTCATTGGATCCTGAAGGACTTGCACTTGATCCTGATGCTGAATCGGCTAGTGGCTGGGTAGGCATGGGTACTGCGTATCCCGTACAGAGAGTATTTTCTTTCGGTTTGGAAGTTCAGTTCTAA